In Vibrio lentus, a single genomic region encodes these proteins:
- the fliG gene encoding flagellar motor switch protein FliG produces MANEIVPQQAEGGEVLDVASVDIDSISGDERAAILLLSLNEEDAAGIIRHLEPKQVQRVGSAMARATDLSQEKVGAVHRAFLDDIQKYTNIGMGSEDFMRNALVAALGEDKANNLVDQILLGTGSKGLDSLKWMDPRQVASIIINEHPQIQTIVLSYLEADQSAEILSQFPERVRLDLMMRIANLEEVQPSALAELNEIMEKQFAGQAGAQAAKIGGLKAAAEIMNYMDNNVEGVLMDQIRDQDEDMATQIQDLMFVFENLIEVDDQGVQRLLRDVPQDILQKALKGADEGLREKIFKNMSKRAADMMRDDIEAMPPVKVSEVEAAQKEILGIARKMADSGEIMLSGGADEFL; encoded by the coding sequence ATGGCTAACGAAATTGTTCCACAACAAGCTGAAGGCGGTGAAGTGCTTGATGTCGCTAGTGTGGACATCGACTCGATATCGGGTGATGAACGCGCAGCGATCTTGTTATTGAGTCTCAATGAAGAAGATGCAGCCGGTATTATTCGTCACTTAGAGCCTAAGCAGGTTCAACGTGTAGGTAGTGCGATGGCACGTGCCACGGACTTGTCGCAAGAGAAAGTCGGCGCAGTTCACCGTGCTTTCTTGGATGATATTCAGAAGTACACCAACATCGGTATGGGCAGTGAAGACTTCATGCGTAACGCACTGGTGGCGGCTCTGGGTGAAGATAAAGCGAATAACCTTGTTGACCAGATTCTTCTGGGCACTGGCTCTAAAGGCTTGGATTCTCTTAAGTGGATGGATCCTCGTCAGGTGGCAAGTATCATCATCAACGAGCACCCTCAGATTCAAACGATTGTATTGTCTTACTTAGAAGCCGATCAGTCAGCTGAGATCTTATCTCAGTTCCCTGAACGTGTACGTCTAGACTTAATGATGCGTATTGCTAACCTTGAAGAAGTTCAACCTTCGGCGCTTGCTGAACTGAACGAAATCATGGAGAAACAGTTTGCGGGTCAAGCTGGTGCTCAAGCAGCCAAAATTGGTGGCTTGAAAGCTGCGGCTGAAATCATGAACTACATGGATAACAACGTCGAAGGCGTCTTGATGGATCAAATCCGTGACCAAGACGAAGACATGGCAACGCAGATTCAAGATCTTATGTTTGTCTTTGAAAACCTTATCGAAGTTGATGACCAAGGCGTTCAACGATTGCTGCGTGATGTTCCACAAGACATTCTTCAGAAAGCACTTAAGGGTGCCGATGAAGGTCTACGTGAGAAGATCTTCAAGAACATGTCTAAACGTGCTGCCGATATGATGAGAGACGATATTGAGGCGATGCCGCCAGTGAAAGTCTCTGAAGTGGAAGCGGCTCAGAAAGAGATCTTGGGTATTGCGAGGAAAATGGCAGACAGTGGCGAGATTATGCTATCTGGCGGTGCCGACGAGTTCCTCTAA
- the fliE gene encoding flagellar hook-basal body complex protein FliE, which produces MRIDGLQGEMQAMMVEAASARPAATGQAVGADFGNMLTQAINNVNSLQKTSGDLQARFDSGDQSVSLSDVMIARNKSSVAFEATIQIRNKLVESYKELMNMPV; this is translated from the coding sequence ATGAGAATAGATGGTTTACAAGGCGAAATGCAGGCAATGATGGTTGAAGCTGCTAGCGCGCGTCCCGCTGCAACGGGGCAAGCGGTTGGTGCAGACTTTGGCAATATGTTGACGCAAGCCATCAATAACGTGAACTCACTACAAAAGACCTCTGGCGATCTTCAAGCTCGCTTTGATAGCGGTGACCAGAGTGTATCTCTATCCGATGTGATGATCGCTCGGAATAAATCTAGTGTGGCCTTTGAGGCGACGATCCAAATTAGAAATAAATTGGTCGAGTCGTACAAAGAGCTTATGAATATGCCGGTATAA
- the fliF gene encoding flagellar basal-body MS-ring/collar protein FliF, whose translation MAENSQTTDLAVSDSNDHALIAGSELDGEGQNPDLGERSSSKFDMAVGDLDLLRQVVLVLSISICVALIVMLFFWVKEPEMRPLGAYETEELIPVLDYLDLQKIEYSLEGNTISVPASEYNSLKLNMVRAGLNQERNAGDDILMQDMGFGVSQRLEQERLKLSRERQLAKAIEQMKQVRKAQVLLALPKQSVFVRHNQEASASVFLTVKTGANLKQQEVDSVVDMVASAVPGMKTSRITVTDQHGRLLSSGSQDPMSTARRKEHELERNQEQALREKIDSILIPILGFGNYTAQVDIQLDFSAVEQTRKRFDPNTPATRSEYTLEDYNNGNTVAGIPGALSNQPPADASIPQDVAQMKDGALTGQGSVHKEATRNFELDTTISHERKQSGTVNRQTVSVAIKDRQSLNPDTGEVVHTPIPASEINAIRQVLIGTVGFDETRGDLLNVLSMQFAPQVTDIVADVPIWEHPNFNDWIRWFASALVIIVVVLVLVRPAMKKLLNPAADNDDQMYGPDGMPIGADGETSLIGGDIEGGELFEFGSSIDLPNLHKDEDVLKAVRALVANEPELAAQVVKNWMADG comes from the coding sequence GTGGCAGAAAATAGTCAAACAACAGATTTAGCCGTAAGCGATAGCAACGACCACGCACTTATTGCCGGTTCAGAGCTAGACGGAGAAGGGCAAAATCCCGATCTAGGTGAACGCAGTTCATCAAAGTTCGACATGGCCGTAGGTGATCTTGATTTACTTCGTCAGGTCGTCTTAGTCCTTTCGATTTCTATCTGTGTCGCGCTTATTGTGATGCTGTTTTTCTGGGTTAAAGAGCCAGAAATGCGTCCATTAGGGGCGTATGAAACAGAAGAGTTGATCCCAGTTCTTGATTACTTAGATCTACAGAAGATCGAGTATTCTCTTGAAGGCAACACCATTTCAGTACCGGCCAGTGAGTACAATTCACTGAAGCTTAATATGGTACGAGCGGGATTGAATCAAGAGAGAAACGCAGGTGACGACATCCTCATGCAAGACATGGGTTTTGGCGTATCGCAACGTTTAGAACAAGAACGCTTAAAATTAAGTCGTGAAAGACAACTTGCGAAAGCCATTGAACAGATGAAACAGGTGCGTAAAGCGCAGGTTTTACTGGCCTTGCCAAAGCAAAGTGTGTTTGTTCGACACAACCAAGAAGCGTCCGCTTCTGTATTCCTAACGGTGAAAACCGGCGCCAACCTAAAACAACAAGAAGTGGATTCTGTTGTTGATATGGTAGCCAGTGCTGTACCGGGAATGAAGACCTCGCGCATTACTGTGACCGATCAGCACGGTCGACTTCTGAGCTCAGGCTCTCAAGACCCAATGTCCACAGCTCGTCGCAAAGAGCACGAACTCGAACGCAACCAAGAGCAAGCGTTGCGTGAAAAAATTGACTCTATTCTTATCCCTATTCTTGGTTTTGGTAATTACACCGCTCAGGTTGATATTCAACTCGACTTTAGCGCGGTAGAGCAAACAAGAAAGCGTTTTGACCCGAACACACCAGCAACACGAAGTGAATACACGCTAGAAGATTACAACAATGGTAATACCGTGGCAGGTATCCCAGGTGCTTTGAGCAATCAACCACCGGCAGATGCTTCTATTCCTCAAGATGTTGCTCAGATGAAAGATGGAGCTTTGACAGGGCAGGGTTCGGTTCATAAAGAAGCGACTCGAAACTTCGAGCTAGATACCACCATCAGCCATGAGCGTAAGCAAAGTGGCACGGTTAATCGCCAAACGGTTTCTGTCGCAATCAAAGATCGTCAGTCGTTGAATCCAGATACCGGTGAAGTCGTTCACACGCCAATCCCAGCGAGCGAAATCAATGCGATTCGTCAGGTATTGATCGGTACTGTGGGTTTTGATGAAACTCGTGGTGACCTACTTAATGTATTGAGCATGCAATTTGCGCCTCAAGTGACCGATATCGTAGCGGATGTACCAATTTGGGAGCATCCAAACTTTAACGATTGGATCCGTTGGTTTGCAAGTGCGTTGGTCATTATTGTGGTGGTGTTGGTTCTGGTTCGCCCAGCAATGAAGAAATTGCTTAACCCAGCGGCAGACAATGATGATCAGATGTACGGCCCTGATGGTATGCCAATTGGCGCCGATGGTGAAACCAGCCTGATTGGTGGCGATATCGAAGGTGGTGAATTGTTCGAATTCGGTTCGAGTATAGATTTACCTAACCTTCATAAAGACGAAGATGTGCTTAAAGCAGTACGTGCTCTTGTAGCGAATGAACCAGAGCTAGCAGCTCAAGTAGTTAAGAATTGGATGGCAGATGGCTAA
- the fliH gene encoding flagellar assembly protein FliH, which yields MSGDRKRGFLRPDEDNTVAQPQKWGLPDYTSDVSKNAKETAFNYDPSWMPTVEEAIEDEELVLTEEQIELIKQGAYQEGLHQGQEAGFKQGYEKGKEEGLVAGHAEGNESGKLEGVTAGQEYIQQQVAVFMGLANQFAQPLELMNAQVEKQLVDMVLTMVKEVVHVEVQTNPQIILDTVKESVESLPISGHAITLKLNPEDVAIIRSAHGESELECRNWTLVAEPALNRGDVQIEAGESSVNYRMEDRVKNVIQNFCGANRHQGHE from the coding sequence ATGTCAGGTGATAGAAAACGCGGCTTCCTTCGTCCCGATGAAGATAATACGGTTGCCCAGCCTCAAAAATGGGGGCTCCCTGATTACACTTCTGACGTGAGTAAAAATGCTAAAGAGACGGCGTTTAATTACGACCCTAGCTGGATGCCCACAGTTGAAGAAGCCATTGAAGACGAAGAGCTTGTTCTGACTGAAGAGCAAATCGAACTGATCAAGCAAGGCGCTTATCAGGAAGGCCTTCACCAAGGGCAAGAAGCTGGCTTTAAGCAGGGCTACGAAAAAGGCAAAGAAGAAGGACTTGTTGCTGGTCATGCAGAGGGCAATGAATCGGGTAAGCTTGAAGGTGTTACTGCTGGGCAAGAATATATTCAACAACAAGTCGCGGTTTTCATGGGGCTTGCTAACCAATTCGCACAGCCGTTAGAGTTAATGAACGCTCAGGTAGAGAAGCAGTTGGTCGACATGGTGTTAACCATGGTTAAAGAAGTCGTTCATGTTGAAGTTCAAACCAACCCGCAAATCATATTAGATACCGTGAAAGAATCGGTCGAGTCATTGCCGATCTCTGGTCACGCAATTACTTTAAAACTTAACCCTGAAGATGTTGCGATTATCCGTTCTGCACATGGTGAATCTGAACTGGAATGTCGGAATTGGACTCTAGTAGCAGAGCCTGCACTCAACCGTGGTGATGTGCAAATCGAAGCCGGTGAGTCGAGTGTTAATTACCGCATGGAAGATCGCGTGAAAAACGTGATTCAAAACTTCTGTGGCGCCAATCGTCATCAAGGTCATGAGTAA